The Glycine max cultivar Williams 82 chromosome 12, Glycine_max_v4.0, whole genome shotgun sequence genome window below encodes:
- the LOC100792160 gene encoding uncharacterized protein LOC100792160 precursor: MACISKSRAMFFFMAFFVGLLFAAGVSAQTSEFPQAPAPAPTMDAGAGFLVTYSGAFVCSSLLLSLIALLCH, translated from the coding sequence ATGGCATGCATTAGCAAGAGCAGAGCAATGTTCTTCTTCATGGCTTTCTTTGTGGGGCTTCTATTTGCTGCAGGGGTGAGTGCTCAGACCAGTGAGTTCCCTCAAGCGCCAGCACCAGCACCAACAATGGACGCTGGAGCTGGATTTTTGGTGACTTACTCTGGAGCATTTGTTTGCTCCTCACTGCTCCTCTCTCTTATTGCCCTTCTATGCCATTAA
- the LOC100806496 gene encoding cytochrome c-type biogenesis protein CcmE homolog, mitochondrial translates to MASGLALRFRSHLLHTASLLPSSLLHHPPIQPSPPHLSLHRLLSTARRTPPRSKKSVDISARARQLQTRRLWTYALTFGGLAGFVVIVLNNFQDQLVFYVTPTEALEKYANNPTKARFRLGGLVLEGSVVYPASSPEVEFVVTDLISDIVVRYEGSLPDLFREGHSVVVEGLVKPFTDEIRKEVSAKNVSEKARKIECYFSATEVLAKHDEKYMPKEVAAAIEKNKKIIEDAATATATATVAMEGPKTP, encoded by the coding sequence atggcctCGGGACTCGCCTTGCGATTCAGATCCCATCTCCTCCACACCGCCTCCCTCCTCCCATCCTCCCTTCTCCACCACCCTCCCATCCAACCCTCGCCGCCGCACCTCTCCCTCCACCGCCTCCTCTCCACGGCGCGCCGCACCCCGCCGCGCTCGAAGAAATCCGTCGACATCAGCGCACGCGCGCGCCAGCTCCAGACGCGGCGCCTCTGGACCTACGCGCTCACCTTCGGTGGCCTCGCCGGCTTTGTCGTGATCGTTCTCAACAACTTCCAAGACCAGCTCGTCTTCTACGTCACCCCAACCGAAGCCCTCGAAAAATACGCCAACAATCCAACAAAAGCGCGGTTTCGGCTGGGCGGTCTTGTCCTGGAAGGCAGCGTGGTGTACCCGGCGTCGTCGCCGGAGGTGGAGTTCGTCGTCACCGATCTCATCTCCGACATCGTGGTACGGTACGAGGGATCGTTGCCGGATTTGTTCAGGGAAGGGCACTCCGTCGTTGTGGAAGGGCTCGTGAAACCGTTCACGGACGAGATCAGGAAGGAGGTGTCGGCGAAGAACGTTTCCGAGAAGGCGAGGAAGATAGAGTGCTATTTTTCGGCCACGGAGGTTCTCGCCAAGCATGATGAGAAGTATATGCCTAAGGAAGTTGCTGCTGCTATTGAGAAGAATAAGAAGATTATTGAGGATGCTGCCACTGCCACCGCCACCGCCACCGTGGCCATGGAGGGACCAAAGACACCATAG